One Mus musculus strain C57BL/6J chromosome X, GRCm38.p6 C57BL/6J DNA window includes the following coding sequences:
- the H2al1a gene encoding histone H2A-like 1 has product MAKKMQRRRRQKRTRSQRGELPFSLVDRFLREEFHSSRLSSSALSFLTSVLEYLTSNILELAGEVAQTTGRKRIAPEDVRLVVQNNEQLRQLFKPGGTSVNEDDN; this is encoded by the coding sequence atggccaagaaaatgcaaaggcgaagaagacagaaaagaaccCGCTCCCAGAGAGGTGAGCTTCCTTTCAGCCTTGTAGATCGTTTCCTACGAGAGGAATTCCATTCCAGTCGCCTGAGCTCTTCCGCACTTTCATTCCTCACGAGTGTGCTCGAGTACTTAACATCGAACATCCTCGAACTGGCTGGTGAGGTGGCCCAGACCACTGGCAGGAAGCGCATAGCTCCAGAGGATGTACGTCTGGTGGTACAGAACAACGAACAGCTCCGCCAACTCTTCAAACCAGGTGGCACATCAGTGAATGAGGATGACAACTGA
- the H2al1b gene encoding histone cluster 2 family member, which yields MAKKMQRRRRQKRTRSQRGELPLSLVDRFLREEFHSSRLSSSALSFLTSVLEYLTSNILELAGEVAQTTGRKRIAPEDVHLVVQNNEQLRQLFKPGGTSVNEDDN from the coding sequence atggccaagaaaatgcaaaggcgaagaagacagaaaagaaccCGCTCCCAGAGAGGTGAGCTTCCTCTTAGCCTTGTAGATCGTTTCCTACGAGAGGAATTCCATTCCAGTCGCCTGAGCTCTTCCGCACTTTCATTCCTCACGAGTGTGCTCGAGTACTTAACATCGAACATCCTCGAACTGGCTGGTGAGGTGGCCCAGACCACTGGCAGGAAGCGCATAGCTCCAGAGGATGTACATCTGGTGGTACAGAACAACGAACAGCTCCGCCAACTCTTCAAACCAGGTGGCACATCAGTGAATGAGGATGACAACTGA